In the genome of uncultured Treponema sp., one region contains:
- a CDS encoding sugar ABC transporter ATP-binding protein — protein sequence MEEKSVLEMRGIHKKFPGVYALQNIDFTLREGEIHALMGENGAGKSTLIKVLTGVHHKDEGHVFVKGIGAVNIRSPQDAQNAGISTVYQEITLCHNLTVAENMYIGRTKGPFTSWKKMNEGAEKILKDLDIPCEAEQQLSSCSIAVQQMVAIARAVDMDCKILILDEPTSSLDDQEVQKLFRLMRNLRAKGVGIIFVTHFLEQVYEICDRITVLRDGQLVGEYEIRDLPRLELVSKMLGKSVENLDKSSKSAEAPVFSADEVPVYEAENLSSTGGVKPFNFRIYKGEVNGFTGLLGSGRSESVRAIFGADKVLGGKIKVNGKSVNITKPIHAMKNGISYLPEDRKRDGIIGDLSVRENLILALQVMRGFFKPFSRAEQEKLADEYIKLLEIKTASAETPIKSLSGGNQQKVLLARALLSNPQYLILDEPTRGIDIGTKTEIQELVLKLAKEGKSVTFISSEIDEMIRTCSRLIVMRDLKQVGELSGDDLNQTKIMETIAGGEKQ from the coding sequence ATGGAAGAAAAATCAGTTCTTGAAATGCGCGGAATACACAAAAAATTTCCCGGTGTATACGCATTGCAGAATATTGATTTTACTTTGCGTGAAGGCGAAATTCACGCTCTTATGGGAGAAAACGGAGCCGGAAAATCAACATTGATTAAGGTTCTGACAGGCGTACATCACAAGGATGAAGGCCATGTTTTTGTAAAAGGAATCGGAGCGGTCAACATCCGTTCCCCTCAGGATGCCCAGAACGCAGGCATCTCAACTGTTTATCAGGAAATAACTCTCTGCCACAATCTCACCGTAGCGGAGAATATGTATATAGGAAGAACAAAAGGCCCGTTCACAAGCTGGAAAAAGATGAATGAGGGAGCCGAAAAAATTCTAAAGGATCTTGACATTCCGTGCGAGGCCGAGCAGCAGCTTTCTAGCTGTTCAATCGCCGTGCAGCAGATGGTCGCAATCGCGCGAGCCGTTGACATGGATTGCAAAATTCTCATTCTTGACGAGCCGACTTCTTCCCTTGACGATCAGGAAGTCCAGAAGCTTTTCCGCCTTATGAGGAATCTGCGCGCAAAGGGAGTCGGAATAATTTTCGTTACCCACTTTCTTGAGCAGGTTTACGAAATCTGCGACAGAATCACCGTTCTGCGCGACGGACAGCTTGTGGGCGAATACGAAATCCGCGACCTTCCGCGCCTTGAGCTTGTATCAAAAATGCTCGGAAAATCAGTCGAGAATCTTGACAAGTCGTCCAAATCTGCAGAAGCTCCGGTATTCTCCGCGGATGAAGTTCCGGTCTACGAGGCGGAAAATCTTTCAAGCACGGGCGGCGTAAAACCGTTCAACTTCAGGATTTACAAGGGCGAGGTAAACGGATTCACAGGACTTCTCGGATCGGGAAGAAGCGAGAGCGTGCGCGCGATATTCGGTGCGGACAAAGTTCTCGGCGGAAAAATAAAAGTAAACGGAAAAAGCGTGAACATCACAAAACCGATTCATGCGATGAAAAACGGAATCAGCTATCTGCCTGAAGACAGAAAACGCGACGGCATAATCGGCGACCTTTCCGTGAGAGAAAACCTGATTCTTGCGCTTCAGGTGATGAGAGGCTTCTTCAAACCGTTCAGCCGGGCGGAACAGGAAAAACTTGCGGACGAATACATCAAGCTTCTTGAGATAAAGACAGCTTCCGCGGAAACTCCGATAAAATCCCTTTCGGGCGGAAACCAGCAGAAAGTTCTTCTTGCGCGCGCCTTGCTCTCAAATCCGCAGTATCTGATTCTTGACGAGCCTACACGCGGAATCGACATCGGAACAAAAACGGAAATTCAGGAGCTTGTTCTGAAGCTTGCGAAGGAAGGCAAGAGCGTTACGTTCATCTCATCAGAAATTGACGAGATGATTAGAACCTGCTCGCGTCTTATCGTCATGCGGGATCTCAAGCAGGTCGGAGAGCTTTCCGGCGATGACCTGAACCAAACAAAAATCATGGAAACTATCGCAGGAGGAGAAAAACAATGA
- a CDS encoding ABC transporter substrate-binding protein: protein MKKNLVLAAVMAMMVLPTFAAKLVKVGIINNDPNESGYRTANVNDMKKTFTKKNGYKPTFFYSLKNDEQIAAARKMVQDEVDYLLISAAGTSGWTSVLKDAQDAGIKVILFDRTIDADESLYEASIVSDMAQEGKTAVNWLAGQNLKEYNIIHIQGVMGSAAQIGRSGALDEKAKAESNWNIVAQQTAEWNAENAQQIVQAVIDSGKKFNVIYAENDDMAKGAVAALDKAGISHGVGKDVIVMGFDCNKWALEELLAKRWNYDGQCNPFQAAYIDDIIKNGAKEKTVIMDEKGFDAATITKADVAKYGI, encoded by the coding sequence ATGAAAAAGAATTTAGTTTTGGCTGCTGTAATGGCAATGATGGTTCTTCCTACATTCGCGGCAAAATTGGTAAAAGTCGGAATTATCAACAATGACCCGAACGAATCAGGCTACCGCACTGCGAACGTCAACGACATGAAAAAGACATTCACAAAGAAGAACGGCTACAAACCGACTTTCTTCTACAGCCTTAAAAACGACGAGCAGATTGCCGCCGCACGCAAGATGGTTCAGGACGAAGTTGACTACCTTCTGATTTCCGCAGCAGGAACTTCAGGATGGACATCAGTTCTTAAGGACGCGCAGGATGCTGGAATCAAAGTAATTCTCTTTGACCGCACAATCGACGCTGACGAAAGCCTTTACGAAGCTTCAATCGTTTCAGACATGGCTCAGGAAGGAAAGACAGCCGTAAACTGGCTCGCAGGACAGAATCTCAAGGAATACAACATCATCCACATTCAGGGTGTCATGGGTTCAGCGGCACAGATCGGACGCTCAGGCGCGCTTGACGAGAAGGCAAAGGCAGAAAGCAACTGGAACATCGTTGCCCAGCAGACAGCTGAATGGAACGCCGAAAACGCACAGCAGATTGTTCAGGCTGTAATCGATTCAGGCAAAAAATTCAACGTAATCTACGCTGAAAACGACGACATGGCAAAAGGCGCGGTTGCTGCTCTTGACAAGGCGGGAATCTCTCACGGAGTGGGCAAAGATGTAATCGTAATGGGATTCGACTGCAACAAGTGGGCGCTTGAAGAGCTTCTTGCAAAAAGATGGAACTACGACGGCCAGTGCAATCCGTTCCAGGCAGCTTACATCGACGACATCATCAAGAACGGCGCAAAGGAAAAGACAGTCATCATGGACGAGAAAGGATTTGACGCCGCAACAATCACAAAGGCTGATGTCGCAAAATACGGTATCTAA
- a CDS encoding FGGY-family carbohydrate kinase, protein MTKENIAREIEDGQAVLGIEFGSTRIKAVLIDSEKNPVAQGGFTWENSLVDGIWTYSLEEIHGGIVAAYSELKKDVLEKYGVRLSNLKALGISAMMHGYLAFDKENNLLVPFRTWRNTITGEASKKLTELFNYPCPERWSISHYYQAILNNEAHVPQVDFFTTLAGYAHFMLTGKKVLGVGDASGMFPIDPQTGSYDKSMAGKFDSLVEGKGSAKKLLELLPKTLPAGADAGKLTKEGALWLDPTGELCDGILCAPPEGDAGTGMVATNAVAPRTGNVSAGTSVFAMVVLEKALSKAYPGIIDIVTTPDGKPTAMVHVNTCTAEYNKWVELIGEAAKLLGAQFNAGKLYDTILGCAKDGEKDAGGIYTVNYISGESVTDFSEGRPMVVRSQDSKLNLANFMRSQLYSAVATLRLGMDVLFAENVKIDSMTGHGGYFKTEGVGLETMAAAMHTPISAMETAGEGGPWGMALLASYTADSKGKNLGDWLETEVFANAQKKTVKPDAADAAGFDKWLEGYKSALKAERTAFENVK, encoded by the coding sequence ATGACGAAAGAAAATATTGCCAGAGAAATTGAAGACGGTCAGGCTGTCCTTGGAATCGAATTCGGTTCGACGCGCATAAAGGCAGTTCTTATTGACTCTGAAAAAAATCCGGTCGCTCAGGGCGGCTTTACTTGGGAAAATTCACTTGTGGACGGAATCTGGACGTACAGTCTGGAAGAAATTCATGGCGGAATCGTTGCCGCATATTCGGAGCTAAAAAAAGATGTTCTTGAAAAATACGGCGTCAGGCTTTCAAATCTTAAGGCCCTCGGAATCAGCGCGATGATGCACGGCTATCTTGCGTTCGACAAGGAAAACAATCTTCTTGTTCCGTTCAGAACCTGGAGGAACACGATTACAGGCGAGGCTTCAAAAAAACTTACGGAGCTTTTCAATTATCCGTGCCCTGAGCGATGGAGCATTTCGCATTATTATCAGGCGATTCTGAACAACGAAGCTCATGTTCCGCAGGTGGATTTTTTTACGACGCTTGCAGGATACGCGCATTTCATGCTGACAGGAAAAAAAGTTCTGGGAGTTGGAGACGCTAGCGGAATGTTCCCGATTGATCCGCAGACCGGAAGCTACGACAAGTCCATGGCCGGAAAATTCGATTCTCTTGTTGAAGGAAAGGGAAGTGCGAAAAAACTTCTGGAACTTCTGCCGAAGACGCTTCCTGCCGGGGCTGATGCCGGAAAGCTTACAAAGGAAGGCGCATTGTGGCTTGACCCTACAGGTGAGCTTTGCGACGGAATTTTGTGCGCTCCTCCTGAAGGAGACGCCGGAACCGGAATGGTGGCGACAAACGCGGTTGCTCCCAGGACAGGAAACGTTTCCGCGGGAACTTCCGTATTCGCGATGGTCGTTCTTGAGAAGGCTCTTTCAAAAGCATATCCTGGAATAATAGACATTGTTACAACTCCGGACGGAAAGCCGACTGCGATGGTTCACGTGAACACCTGCACCGCCGAATACAACAAGTGGGTCGAGCTGATTGGCGAGGCTGCAAAACTTCTTGGCGCACAATTCAATGCCGGAAAACTTTACGACACGATTCTAGGCTGCGCAAAGGACGGAGAAAAGGACGCGGGCGGAATTTATACGGTCAACTACATTTCGGGAGAAAGCGTTACGGATTTTAGCGAGGGACGGCCGATGGTTGTGCGCTCCCAGGATTCAAAGCTGAACCTTGCGAATTTCATGCGGAGCCAGCTTTATTCGGCGGTCGCAACGCTTAGGCTCGGAATGGACGTTCTTTTTGCCGAGAACGTTAAGATCGACTCGATGACTGGCCACGGCGGATACTTCAAGACGGAAGGTGTGGGACTTGAGACGATGGCGGCGGCAATGCACACTCCGATCAGCGCGATGGAAACAGCAGGCGAGGGCGGTCCCTGGGGAATGGCGCTTCTTGCATCATACACCGCGGACTCAAAGGGAAAAAATCTGGGCGACTGGCTTGAAACCGAAGTTTTTGCGAACGCGCAGAAGAAAACCGTAAAACCGGACGCAGCGGATGCCGCAGGATTTGACAAATGGCTTGAAGGCTACAAGTCTGCGCTCAAAGCAGAACGCACCGCATTCGAAAACGTGAAATAA
- the araD gene encoding L-ribulose-5-phosphate 4-epimerase AraD — protein sequence MGKYTELQREAYEANMQIPAQHLALYTWGNVSAFDKAAGVFAIKPSGVPYPELTPESMVIVDLDGNVVEGKLRPSSDTPTHAVIYKEFAVSDGTKIGGIIHTHSTYAVSWAQAVKPVPLFGTTHADHIQTEVPCTPYLSREAVQNDYEKETGNLIVSHFRSLKLNPNEVNMVLVGGHGPFAWGATADKAVYNAAVLEEVSHMAMNTLQINPSQQPLPDYIIEKHYMRKHGPNAYYGQK from the coding sequence ATGGGAAAATACACGGAATTACAGAGAGAAGCTTACGAGGCGAATATGCAGATACCGGCGCAGCACCTTGCGCTCTACACTTGGGGAAACGTCAGCGCGTTCGACAAGGCGGCCGGCGTGTTTGCAATCAAGCCTTCGGGAGTTCCTTACCCGGAACTTACGCCCGAAAGCATGGTGATTGTTGACCTTGACGGAAATGTCGTTGAAGGAAAACTTAGGCCTTCAAGCGATACTCCGACACACGCCGTTATCTACAAGGAATTTGCTGTTTCGGACGGAACAAAAATCGGCGGAATAATCCACACGCATTCAACTTACGCAGTGAGCTGGGCGCAGGCGGTAAAGCCGGTTCCTCTGTTCGGAACAACTCACGCCGACCACATCCAGACGGAAGTTCCCTGCACACCGTATCTTAGCCGCGAGGCAGTCCAGAATGACTACGAAAAGGAAACCGGAAATCTCATCGTAAGCCACTTCCGCTCTCTCAAGCTGAATCCGAATGAAGTGAACATGGTTCTTGTGGGCGGACACGGACCTTTCGCTTGGGGAGCCACCGCGGACAAAGCCGTCTACAACGCCGCAGTTCTTGAGGAAGTGAGCCACATGGCGATGAATACGCTTCAGATTAATCCATCGCAGCAGCCGCTTCCGGACTACATCATTGAAAAGCACTACATGAGAAAACATGGCCCGAACGCCTACTACGGTCAGAAATAG
- a CDS encoding L-fucose/L-arabinose isomerase family protein: protein MEKFSNIPEVKLGIIAVSRDCFVISLSEKRRAAIVKAFGSKGSLYEAKTTVENECDMLKAVEEVKQAGCNALVVFLGNFGPETPETQIAQKFDGPCMFVAAAEETQNDLINGRGDAYCGMLNCSYNLNLRKIPAVIPEYPVGTADDIVKMIEEFIPVARAIIGLKNLKLITFGPRPQDFFACNAPIKGLYDIGVEIQENSELDLLVAYRAHKDDKRIPEVVADMEKELGSGGNNFPDLLPRMAQFELTLLDWIEANKGCKKYAVLADKCWPAFPKEFGFEPCYVNSRLASRGIPVACEVDIYGALSEYIGTCISGAPVTLLDINNSVPQDMYDESIKGKFSYPYVLNDTFMAFHCGNTPFCCMNKACNPGVKYQLIQHRLLEPKDSTPDFTRGTLEGDIMPGPITFFRLQSTPDTKLQAYIAHGEILPVATRSFGGIGVFAIPEMGRFYRHVLIQKNYPHHGAVAFGHYGKALFTLFKYLGIADVAYNQPKGTLYPSENPFN from the coding sequence ATGGAAAAGTTTTCAAACATACCGGAAGTCAAGCTCGGAATAATCGCAGTAAGCCGGGACTGCTTTGTAATTTCACTTTCTGAAAAAAGAAGAGCGGCAATCGTAAAGGCATTCGGCTCAAAAGGAAGCCTTTATGAAGCAAAGACAACTGTAGAAAACGAATGCGACATGCTGAAGGCGGTTGAAGAAGTAAAACAGGCTGGCTGCAATGCTCTTGTTGTTTTCCTCGGAAACTTCGGACCGGAAACTCCAGAAACTCAAATCGCGCAGAAATTTGACGGACCTTGCATGTTTGTTGCCGCCGCTGAAGAAACTCAGAACGATCTTATAAACGGACGCGGAGACGCTTACTGCGGAATGCTGAACTGCTCATACAATTTGAACTTGCGTAAAATTCCTGCCGTAATTCCAGAATATCCAGTTGGAACAGCAGACGACATCGTAAAAATGATTGAAGAATTTATTCCTGTCGCACGCGCAATAATCGGTCTTAAAAATCTTAAGCTTATCACATTCGGACCGCGCCCTCAGGACTTTTTTGCTTGCAATGCGCCAATCAAAGGACTTTACGACATCGGAGTTGAAATTCAGGAAAATTCGGAACTTGACCTTCTTGTTGCATACCGCGCCCACAAAGACGACAAAAGAATTCCAGAAGTTGTCGCCGACATGGAAAAAGAACTTGGTTCAGGCGGAAACAACTTCCCGGATCTTCTTCCACGCATGGCGCAGTTTGAGCTTACACTTCTTGACTGGATTGAAGCAAACAAGGGCTGCAAAAAATATGCGGTTCTTGCGGACAAATGCTGGCCGGCATTTCCTAAGGAATTCGGATTTGAGCCTTGCTATGTAAACAGCCGCCTTGCTTCCCGCGGAATTCCAGTTGCCTGCGAAGTTGATATTTATGGCGCGCTTTCTGAATATATCGGAACTTGCATTTCAGGCGCTCCCGTTACTCTTCTTGACATCAACAATTCTGTTCCGCAAGATATGTACGATGAAAGCATCAAGGGAAAATTCTCTTATCCTTATGTTCTTAACGATACGTTCATGGCGTTCCACTGCGGAAACACTCCGTTCTGCTGCATGAACAAGGCTTGCAATCCTGGAGTCAAGTACCAGCTGATTCAGCACAGACTTCTTGAGCCAAAAGATTCCACGCCGGACTTTACACGCGGAACTTTGGAAGGCGACATAATGCCAGGTCCAATCACATTCTTCAGATTGCAGTCAACTCCAGATACAAAGCTTCAGGCTTACATTGCGCATGGTGAAATTCTTCCGGTTGCAACTCGCTCATTCGGCGGAATCGGTGTATTTGCAATTCCTGAAATGGGAAGATTCTACCGCCACGTTCTTATCCAGAAAAATTATCCGCACCACGGCGCAGTTGCTTTTGGCCACTACGGAAAGGCGTTGTTCACACTTTTCAAGTATCTTGGAATCGCTGATGTTGCGTACAATCAGCCAAAGGGAACTTTGTATCCATCGGAAAATCCGTTTAACTGA
- a CDS encoding CHASE2 domain-containing protein yields the protein MVMKNKFKEFFKTKTELIIMAVFALLSVLAIQTSLFQKLDYRLYDSMLKITKGIEAHPNIVIVDVDDESLGRVGSWPWTRDILGNALIRMKEFGAKQAVFDIEYISPSSKGVNENLSDTVNKTFIDGEQAISSSISEFASGIEGGTVNAKNAQEHAENLISNEIDGILYEMQKEITSGFELDYDDFFARCVQFFGNTSLTVNMRHIAQKSDESEENYARTRFLFNNVTDEKNLIQKGNIYSVKEEASQELGFTPAIHKILSRAQGLGFTNVIVDKDGIRRRIELLNFQNGKYVGQLSFAPLMKLLDVQSMERTSNSIILQGLKNPDSDSRYSISIPLDKHGRMLINWLHESYVDSFRHVPAYLLYNLDLAEKLIIENLANIKNADLSSLSEEDAEYILNSMYFEDEYEKLSNSKKRLLLKCRGFDEEGKAIKGGLSEEDYEKYFSARTEFFKNLKEFSDSFATVPGFEQIPELAELSKSIEFYLRDFEMLKGSMEGAFCIIGNSATSSTDLGVTPFSKQYANLGLHANVINTILQKKFIREIDPLWGLAFCVIFILLAMRITAKFSTGKKNFTRFLYVVVPLALFFILMTQFNIYVPFVVLFAFSFLNYFSGIIVNFHAINSDKKFLQSTFSAYVAPAVVDEIIKNPETAKLGGNSKNITALFSDVKTFSGFTEAVNNAEGESKGAERLVSILNGYLGALSDAIMDCHGTIDKYVGDEIVSFFGAPVDDKENAFHACLAGIRMLQAEAKYNEENKDKLPINPRTGEPFYLNSRVGINTGNMVVGNMGTKKKLNYTVMGNNVNLASRLEGTNKVYNSWIMCSDSTWNAADNGENKGLLVARKFDFVRVVNIENPVQIHCILGLKDELPAKQIEAAEIFNEGIKWYLKGNDFPETPKDPEDFKKAYQFFKNAKECFPQDMSSDVFMKRCSYFLKYGSGEKWDGVFTMKEK from the coding sequence ATGGTAATGAAAAATAAATTCAAAGAATTTTTTAAAACTAAGACAGAACTGATTATTATGGCGGTTTTTGCGCTTTTGAGCGTACTGGCAATTCAGACAAGCCTTTTTCAAAAGCTCGACTACAGGCTTTATGATTCAATGCTGAAAATAACAAAAGGAATCGAGGCGCATCCAAACATTGTAATTGTAGATGTTGATGACGAATCTCTTGGAAGAGTCGGCTCTTGGCCTTGGACCCGAGATATTTTGGGAAACGCCTTAATCCGCATGAAGGAATTCGGCGCAAAACAAGCTGTATTCGATATTGAATACATTTCACCTTCTTCAAAAGGCGTAAACGAAAATTTAAGCGACACAGTAAACAAGACTTTTATAGACGGCGAGCAGGCGATTTCAAGTTCAATTTCGGAATTTGCGAGCGGAATTGAAGGCGGAACGGTAAACGCGAAAAATGCTCAGGAACACGCAGAAAATCTTATTTCAAATGAAATCGACGGAATTCTTTACGAAATGCAAAAGGAAATCACTTCCGGGTTTGAACTTGACTACGATGATTTCTTTGCAAGATGCGTTCAGTTCTTTGGAAACACTTCGCTGACCGTAAACATGAGGCACATTGCGCAAAAAAGCGATGAATCCGAAGAAAATTACGCCAGAACACGCTTTCTTTTTAACAATGTAACAGACGAAAAAAATCTTATTCAAAAAGGAAACATTTATTCAGTAAAAGAAGAAGCAAGCCAGGAACTTGGATTTACTCCGGCGATTCATAAAATTCTTTCACGCGCGCAAGGACTTGGATTTACAAATGTTATTGTAGACAAAGACGGAATCAGGCGCAGAATTGAACTTTTGAATTTTCAGAACGGAAAATATGTCGGGCAGCTTTCGTTTGCGCCGCTTATGAAGCTTTTGGATGTTCAGTCAATGGAAAGAACTTCAAATTCAATAATTCTGCAAGGCTTAAAGAATCCAGACTCAGATTCAAGATACAGCATTTCAATTCCGCTGGATAAGCACGGACGGATGCTGATAAACTGGCTTCACGAAAGTTACGTGGACAGCTTTAGGCACGTTCCGGCGTATTTGCTTTACAACCTTGATCTTGCGGAAAAACTGATAATAGAAAATCTTGCGAATATAAAAAATGCGGATTTATCTTCGCTTTCAGAGGAAGATGCAGAATATATTTTGAATTCCATGTATTTTGAAGACGAATACGAAAAACTTTCAAATTCAAAAAAACGTCTTCTATTAAAGTGCCGCGGATTTGACGAGGAAGGAAAAGCAATAAAAGGCGGACTTTCTGAAGAAGATTACGAAAAATATTTTTCAGCCAGAACAGAATTCTTTAAAAACCTCAAGGAATTTTCTGATTCATTTGCAACAGTTCCGGGATTTGAGCAGATTCCTGAACTTGCGGAACTTTCAAAAAGCATTGAATTTTATCTTCGCGACTTTGAAATGTTAAAAGGCAGCATGGAAGGCGCATTTTGCATAATCGGAAACTCGGCGACATCCAGCACAGATTTGGGAGTAACGCCATTTTCCAAGCAATACGCAAACCTTGGACTTCACGCAAACGTTATCAACACAATTCTTCAGAAAAAATTCATACGCGAAATTGATCCGCTTTGGGGACTTGCATTCTGCGTGATTTTCATTTTGCTTGCAATGCGCATAACGGCAAAATTCAGCACAGGAAAGAAAAACTTCACAAGATTTTTGTACGTAGTTGTTCCGCTTGCGCTGTTTTTCATTTTGATGACGCAGTTCAATATTTATGTTCCGTTTGTAGTTCTTTTTGCATTTTCGTTTCTGAATTATTTTTCGGGAATTATCGTAAATTTCCATGCGATAAATTCGGACAAAAAATTCCTCCAGTCAACATTCAGTGCTTATGTTGCTCCTGCCGTTGTAGATGAAATCATCAAAAATCCGGAAACTGCAAAACTCGGCGGAAACAGCAAAAACATAACCGCGCTTTTTTCAGACGTAAAGACATTCTCCGGATTCACGGAAGCTGTAAACAATGCGGAAGGCGAAAGCAAAGGCGCTGAAAGGCTTGTTTCAATTTTGAACGGATACCTTGGAGCTTTGAGCGATGCGATAATGGACTGCCACGGAACAATCGACAAATATGTAGGAGATGAAATTGTTTCGTTTTTTGGCGCGCCGGTTGACGACAAAGAAAATGCGTTCCATGCGTGCCTTGCAGGAATAAGAATGCTTCAGGCGGAAGCAAAATACAACGAGGAAAACAAAGACAAGCTTCCGATAAATCCGCGCACAGGAGAACCGTTCTATTTGAATTCCCGCGTAGGAATAAACACAGGAAACATGGTCGTTGGAAACATGGGCACAAAAAAGAAGCTCAATTATACGGTCATGGGAAACAACGTAAACCTTGCGTCCCGTCTTGAAGGAACAAACAAAGTTTACAATTCCTGGATAATGTGCTCGGACAGCACTTGGAACGCCGCGGACAACGGAGAAAACAAAGGACTTTTAGTCGCGCGGAAATTCGACTTTGTGCGTGTTGTGAACATTGAAAATCCTGTTCAGATTCACTGCATTTTAGGACTTAAAGACGAACTTCCGGCAAAGCAAATTGAAGCCGCGGAAATTTTCAATGAAGGAATCAAATGGTATTTAAAGGGAAATGATTTCCCTGAAACTCCAAAAGATCCAGAGGATTTCAAGAAAGCGTACCAGTTCTTTAAAAATGCAAAGGAATGCTTCCCGCAGGATATGTCGTCCGATGTGTTTATGAAACGTTGCAGCTACTTTTTAAAATACGGTTCCGGCGAAAAATGGGACGGCGTTTTCACAATGAAAGAAAAATAA
- a CDS encoding FecR family protein: MKLSFKFLPLLAFAAFAGFSASALEAKFVSIEGKVEILEGGMWIPVEEGDIIQEKGAVISTGFKSNAVVSVKGTNFTLGPLTRITIENMVAMENKDSTQIYIDSGSLKANVSSSDGRKVGFKVRSAVATASVRGTEFKVTSSGRLSVMQGLVSFGGPEASSAEVAKSEDNSTDIAPSEESNAGTVASANETSDGNVAAEEHPKSTPFTSSAEVGEKNGVPVFAGQVSKSDVIASRPSNPHTEKVVSSAGSSFGSESMGINLISGEANAIAAETDAGHSSTSTSGDSAPSGDSSSSGSSSGSGSSSGSGSSSGSGSSSGSGSSSGSGSSSGSGSSSGTKPGTTPTPSTKTTGAVKININWGD; encoded by the coding sequence ATGAAATTGAGTTTTAAGTTTTTGCCGTTGCTTGCTTTTGCAGCTTTTGCGGGCTTTTCAGCTTCTGCTTTGGAAGCGAAATTTGTAAGCATTGAAGGCAAAGTTGAAATTCTGGAAGGCGGAATGTGGATTCCTGTTGAAGAGGGCGATATTATTCAGGAAAAGGGCGCCGTTATTTCAACTGGATTTAAATCGAATGCTGTAGTTTCTGTAAAAGGAACAAATTTTACATTGGGACCGTTGACAAGAATTACAATTGAGAACATGGTCGCAATGGAAAACAAGGATTCAACTCAGATTTATATTGATTCAGGCTCGCTCAAAGCAAATGTTTCTTCTTCTGATGGAAGAAAAGTCGGCTTCAAAGTTCGTTCAGCGGTTGCAACGGCTTCGGTAAGAGGAACGGAATTCAAAGTTACTTCTTCTGGACGCCTTTCTGTTATGCAGGGACTTGTAAGTTTTGGCGGTCCTGAAGCTTCTTCTGCGGAAGTTGCTAAATCCGAGGATAATTCTACTGACATCGCTCCATCTGAAGAAAGCAATGCAGGAACAGTTGCTTCTGCAAATGAAACTTCTGACGGAAACGTTGCCGCCGAAGAACATCCAAAATCAACTCCGTTTACTTCTAGCGCAGAAGTTGGAGAAAAAAATGGAGTTCCAGTTTTTGCAGGCCAGGTCAGCAAGTCTGATGTTATAGCAAGCAGACCTTCAAATCCTCATACAGAAAAAGTTGTGTCAAGCGCAGGAAGTTCTTTTGGAAGCGAATCTATGGGAATAAATTTAATTTCTGGTGAAGCTAATGCAATTGCCGCAGAGACCGATGCTGGTCATTCATCAACGAGTACTTCAGGAGATTCAGCTCCTTCGGGAGATTCTTCAAGTTCAGGAAGTTCATCTGGTTCAGGAAGTTCATCTGGTTCAGGAAGTTCTTCCGGTTCAGGAAGTTCTTCCGGTTCAGGAAGTTCTTCCGGTTCAGGAAGTTCTTCCGGTTCAGGAAGTTCTTCCGGCACAAAACCTGGCACTACTCCTACACCTTCTACTAAAACAACAGGTGCAGTTAAGATTAATATTAACTGGGGAGATTGA
- a CDS encoding YfcE family phosphodiesterase, producing MNTLLQDESLLIGSREEIQKLAIKDSARILVVSDSHGAYSNLLLILRQFGVISDALVFCGDGICDISNLISNAVDEAEVKAIIPPVIGIVEGNNDADLYPVRNVLSDEPYYVQLKVPIFNVLEACGQRIFFTHGHRNSLYLGTGEIVSAAKKNNCKIALYGHTHIAAEKLGEIFTINPGSCFRPRGGQKPSFAMLNLTKNIGFECIFYELSSLGCKPFFPARTF from the coding sequence TTGAACACACTTTTACAAGACGAATCTTTGCTTATCGGCAGCCGTGAAGAAATACAAAAACTCGCAATAAAAGATTCTGCGCGGATTCTTGTGGTGTCGGATTCTCATGGCGCGTATTCTAATCTTTTGCTGATTTTGCGTCAGTTTGGAGTTATAAGCGATGCCCTTGTTTTTTGCGGCGATGGAATTTGCGATATTTCCAATCTGATTTCAAATGCCGTTGATGAAGCTGAAGTTAAAGCTATTATTCCGCCTGTAATTGGAATTGTCGAAGGAAACAATGACGCTGACCTTTATCCTGTTAGAAATGTTCTTTCCGACGAGCCTTATTATGTTCAGCTGAAAGTTCCGATTTTTAACGTGCTTGAAGCCTGCGGACAAAGAATTTTTTTTACGCACGGACACAGAAATTCTCTTTATCTTGGCACTGGTGAAATTGTTTCCGCGGCAAAGAAAAACAACTGCAAAATTGCGCTTTACGGCCACACTCATATTGCAGCAGAAAAACTTGGTGAAATTTTTACTATAAATCCGGGAAGTTGTTTTAGACCTCGCGGCGGACAAAAACCTTCATTTGCGATGTTAAATTTAACAAAAAACATCGGATTTGAATGTATTTTTTATGAACTTTCAAGTTTGGGATGCAAACCGTTTTTTCCAGCTAGGACTTTTTGA